From the genome of Bradyrhizobium sp. G127:
GCGCGAGCGAGGCCGTGAAAAACGAGTCGGGGGCGGATGCGGTTTTGGCGGAAGAGCTCATGGATGAAATGTCTCCACCGCCGCAGCCTTCGGACGGCTACGGACGGTCAGTTTAGGAGCATTTTCCAACGGAAAACCGGTTTCCACTTTTCCTGAAAATGCTGTGTGGCATCAAGGGCGGCAGCCGCGAGATACCATATCTGGCGGTGGGGTCCAAGTTCCACAAGCAGGTGGGCCACATTTAGGCGATAACGGCCCACAAAACGGCGCTTCAGGCCCGTTGGGCAGTCTGACCGGCCGAAAACGAGGAAAAGCGACCCGCCAGCCCCCTGTCGCGGCACGGCGACGAGCGGCTCAGGGACGGCTGGACCTTGGGCGGAACGCCTAAATCCGGGCGACGGCCTGCAATCCCTTGAAGGTCAGGCGCTTGGGGTCCTTCACCCCGGTCAGGTAGAATTTCTGAATCAGGGCGGTGACCGTATCCCGGTTACTGCCGGTCAGAACGACAACCGCGTCGATGGCAATGGTCTGCGCGTCCATGGGCTTCCTCGTTTCCATCAGTGAGAGCCTTGACCACATGATCGTGCGGCTCTTCGCTTAATTGTTTGCCAACGCCCCCACGCTTGGACGATTCCCGCGCCTTCGGGGAATACGTGAATTGACCCATGGGAACCCGGGTTCGATACGGACCGGCTGCAATTAATGAGAAAATGGACGCCGGCGGGCGGATGCCCTGCCCCGGTTAAAGCCGGGCGTAAAGGAACATCACGTTCAGCGAGCACGCGGCCAGCAGAACGAGCATCAACGCGACCTGCAGGCGGTCGCCGGCGAATTTGAGAATCGGCCTCATGATGTGAGGATGATGGAAAGAGTCCGCGCAAGAGTCTCGGACGATATTTTTGCTCTTGGCGGGCGATGATTCAGGACTCGTTTACGAGTCGATTCTCGGGGACATGAACGCGAAAAGGCGCCTTTTCGGGCGCCTCAAGTCGCGTCGTCCCACACCAGGGGAAACTCGTGCGGAATTCTTCCGCGTGCATCTTGCGCGCACTTCGGTAACGGCCGGAGGGCACCGGCTTAAACTTTCAGAAAGTTGGCGCGGGCCGCCGGTCTTTTTGATCCGCCGGCTGACCCGAATATCGTGAGGCCCGGTGTCTCAGAGCCGATACAGGATCTGGTCGGTCCAGAAGCGCTCGAGGCGATGCAGCGACTTGTTCAGCGTCGCGAACTCGGCGTTCGAGATGCCGCCCACCTGCTCCACCGTCTTGACGTGCTTCTGATACAGCGCGTCGACGATGTGGCGGATTTCCTGGCCCTGCGCGGTCAGACGAATCCGGACCGAGCGGCGATCGACACGCGAACGCTGATGATCGAGGAAACCCATCTCGACGAGCTTCTTCAGATTGTAGGAGACGTTGGAGCCGAGGTAATAGCCGCGCGTGCGCAGCTCACCTGCGGTCAGTTCCTTGTCGCCGATGTTATAGAGCAGCAGCGCCTGGACCGAGTTGATGTCGGCGCGGCCGCGGCGATCGAATTCATCCTTGATGACGTCGAGCAGACGGCGATGCAGACGTTCGACAAGCGTAAGAGCTTCGAGATAGAGCGGCTGCACGGGTGCAGCAGCGTTGTCGCGTGCGGGCTCAATGGCCGTAGCGGCGGCTTTGATCATGACACTTCCCCTGTTGTCGTTTTTTACGACTTATTCGACGAAACTTTTGTCCCGTCTGATAGGTGGAAACTAAGGGAGGCGTTTGAAGATCAGCTTAAATAACAGCATAAAGAGAAGGTTTATTTGAAACGGTGAATCGTATGTTACATCGATAAAATAAGGGCTTTTTGTTAGTTTTGATTCACCGAGAACGGCCGATGTTCACGCTTCGTCGCGCGCCCTGTCGCATTCCAGAACACCGGTCGCTCAAATTTGAAAGACTTCGTAAAACATCAAGGCAGGGCTGTCGCGAAACGCTACGGCGGCCGCTCCCGCGCCGAAAGCCACGCCAGGATAAGGTAGGCCCCGAGCAGCACCAACGCGACGAGCACCGCGAAAAGGTTGCCGCCATAGATCGCCGGGAACATCAGTTCGATCACCGCGGTGGACACGATGGTCGTAAGCCACACCACCGCGCCCCATGGCGTCGCGAGCCACAGTCCCA
Proteins encoded in this window:
- a CDS encoding MarR family winged helix-turn-helix transcriptional regulator, yielding MIKAAATAIEPARDNAAAPVQPLYLEALTLVERLHRRLLDVIKDEFDRRGRADINSVQALLLYNIGDKELTAGELRTRGYYLGSNVSYNLKKLVEMGFLDHQRSRVDRRSVRIRLTAQGQEIRHIVDALYQKHVKTVEQVGGISNAEFATLNKSLHRLERFWTDQILYRL